One part of the Candidatus Latescibacterota bacterium genome encodes these proteins:
- the coaE gene encoding dephospho-CoA kinase (Dephospho-CoA kinase (CoaE) performs the final step in coenzyme A biosynthesis.): protein MRCPVIVVTGPIGSGKTTLARVFAGRGGCLLMADPLAREVYEDPVLRAKLKKVFGSGVFTPSGKVSRKKLGKAVFSGNGRIGELNSLVKPFVKRLVSGKIREKRKTEEYIVLDAVLFFEYKFRFKADLVILVDAPGSIRVNRVMKRDGISRENALARIERQDYLRTGWAAADVRIDASGSKKAAITRAEEVRDLFLKEQGL from the coding sequence ATGCGTTGTCCCGTGATCGTGGTCACCGGGCCGATCGGTTCGGGAAAGACGACCCTGGCCAGGGTCTTTGCCGGACGCGGAGGCTGTCTCTTGATGGCAGATCCCCTGGCGAGAGAGGTCTACGAGGACCCCGTTCTCAGGGCGAAGCTTAAAAAAGTATTCGGGAGTGGTGTCTTTACACCTTCAGGAAAGGTGTCGAGAAAAAAGCTGGGTAAGGCTGTGTTTTCGGGCAACGGCAGGATCGGAGAACTTAACAGCCTGGTAAAGCCGTTCGTCAAGCGTCTTGTAAGCGGGAAAATACGTGAAAAACGGAAGACGGAAGAGTACATAGTCCTTGATGCTGTCCTCTTTTTTGAGTATAAGTTCAGATTCAAAGCAGATCTTGTGATCCTCGTCGATGCTCCAGGGTCTATAAGGGTGAACAGGGTGATGAAGAGAGACGGGATATCGAGGGAGAATGCACTTGCGAGGATCGAGAGACAGGATTATCTCAGGACCGGATGGGCCGCAGCTGATGTAAGAATCGATGCTTCCGGTTCAAAAAAGGCCGCGATAACAAGGGCGGAAGAGGTGCGTGACCTTTTCCTGAAAGAACAGGGCCTGTAA